In the Triticum aestivum cultivar Chinese Spring chromosome 2B, IWGSC CS RefSeq v2.1, whole genome shotgun sequence genome, TTTCCGCCTCGTTGGCCAAGCACAATTTCCGGATTATAACTTGTTGTTGCTTGGAAGCCTTGGATCCCCTGGCCGGACCCCTTGCTAGGCGTGCGCTCCTGTGAGGCGTGATGCTAGGAATCGTCCTTTTTTGCCGTGGCCTTCGTTTTGCTGGCGGTGGCGCTCTGCTTTCTGGTTGGGGAAGGACAGGGGAGAGGGTGCGCCGAATGCTTGTACAAAGCAGGTCCAATTGTGAGGCGTGGCGCTCAGTCCTCGTCTCCTCCTGGTCAAGATGGGGTGCGGGAACCAACTGAGCCGGCGTGTTATTTGGTGAACCCGGCGAGAGGCTCACGCAAACCCAATCTTGTGATTGCATGTGATCCTCCGCGCCTACGTGAGCATCCCCATCCCTCTGCATGGCCACCGGGGTCCACCCAGCAGAGGCGAGTGGTGTGATTGGCGAGCTGGGGGAATCCCATGCAGCGCGCCCACTGCCTTTGTCCACACTAGCTGGCGTACCAGCCTCCTCGGTCCCACCCCCTTCCATGTCCGCTAGCGTGTGGGTGGCAAAATCCTCGGTCCCACCTTGGACCCCATCCACCTTCGCTGCAGCGATATCCTCGCCCATGATCGGCACCTCCCAATCACCGAAGCGTATCATGTCGGTCCCCCTGCTTCCACTACCAGTACCAGCATTCATAGAGGATCGGTCCTCCCCTTGGTCAAAAGCGAATCGCGGCCGGGCGACCGAGCGGGGGGATGCCAATCCCAAAGCCTCTGGACGCTGCTGTTGTCCGAACAGCTGTCGGAACGCGCAAGACGACATAGGCGATGTCGGGATCTCCTCTGGAAAGGCCTCGCTTTGTACCGAGGTAAGCAGGCTGCCCCGCTCACAACTCCCCACATGTCCCACAACGGCCGGTCCAACGACCGATCCACCATGTACTTTACTTCTACAAAATCTTCACTTTCCACTACCTATATTCTTgaagacttgcatgtgtagggtgctTCATATTCTACCATAGAAAAGCTTAAAATTGCCAAGGAGATCATCCCTCTAGACATGCGTAATTGGTCCTAAACGCCCAAATCTCCACCCCATCAGAACTCGCCGAGTCCCTCCCCGGATATCGTAGGTATCTGTTCTCCACATATATGTATTGTTGAGATGTTACGTTGTTCCTAACAGCCGTACAGGGGGGTACGTGAAATTTGTAGTCGAGGGAACGTCACGTCAGGAAACCATGGGTCTTAGGCACATAATGCTAAGACACACGATATACTCAGGTTCTGGCCCCTGATGTGCGTAAGAGCCCTACTTCCTGCCTTACTATGTCCTTATATATGCATTCTTATAAGGTAAAATGAAATGTAACAGGTACATTTCTCCGGCAAGCCTTCACCATCCCACACCCGAACCGTCAACTTCCGACTCACCTTCTCCTGAGACACTGCAGCAAGCCGTGTTATCTCCGTCTACGACTCGTTCCCGGCCAAGGCCCTGCCAGCGTCTCAGGGCATCACTCCACTCGCCCCGGCACTGTCGCCTTTGGCCTCGGTGTTGCGCctcgtctcctccttccttctACGAATCGACCGACTCGAATTCGAAATTCAAGCTACTCACGCATAGCTATTGGCCTATTATGTAAACAATTTAGCATCATTTTATCGAAAAATCATTTTCTTTATTGCGTTTGACATTAACAGTGCGGTAATCCTATATCACAGAAAATAAATACAGCTATCTTATCTCTTGTACCGAAGTACGTATATGCATTCCTTACAATGGAAAATGAATTGAGCGATACAGATCGGACTAGTCAACGTAGTGTTAGCTTAGCTAGCTTCCTTTTTGGCCGCGGCGGCGACTTTGTCCGTGATGCCCTGTGCGGCGTCCTTGGCGCCGTCCCACGCCTcctccgtcgccttcttcgcctgcTCGCCGAAGTCCTTGGCCTTCGCGTCCACCTCGCTCGCGCCCTTGCCGGCTTCCTCCGCGGCCTTCTCGGTGTTGCCCGAGACGGCCTCCGCAGCCTCCGCCACGCCCTTCTTCAACTCGTCGGCCACCCCCTTCACGCCGTCGATGGCCTTGTCGGTGGCATCCGCAGCGTCGTTGTACGCCTGTCCCATGCACGCATACATCTCGGTCAGCATATCCCATGGAACGATTGATTAACCAGCAGCGTAGGTAAAACAATCGGCATGAAGTCATGATCGAACGGTACCGCTCGCGAACACGTACCGGAGTCGCCCTTGGAGCGTTCTGCAGGCAGAGACGGCCACCGCTCACGGTGCGCGGGCGAGCGGCGAGGAAGCAAGGCCGGGGAAGGGCCTTGCCTGCCGGGGTGCCGGTGAGCGCGGCCGTGGCCGAGGCTCCGAGCAGCACGGAAGAAGAAGCCATTGGTCGATAGAAAAACTGCTGATGGATGGGTGGGTAGGGTAGGTTGTGTGAGCTTCACTTGCTGTACGATGGGAGGACGAGAGGTGCATCGTCTCTTTTATAGGCTGGACGCGGAGGGGCGAAGGATGAGGTGGGCGGTGACACGTCGGGGGCCGATCGCTGCGGCGCATGGCGACAATCGACGGTCGACAAGGTTCTGTGGTGCAGCCGTGCGCGGAGAGTTGTCGACAAGGTTATGTGGTAATGTACGGTCGAATTTCCTTaccaataaaagaaaagaaatgggTATCTGCTGCACCCATGCTTGCTACTACTAGCTGCTTACCCCACCCGCCTCTCACGGGAACACACGTATACCTACATGACCTGTTTGGGGCGGATCGAAGAAACAAATCCTACTGTCCACGTTTGAAGGTTACGTACAATCAAGGTTTTGTCAGGAGCTCTTTTAAGATGCTTCGACTTATGATAACAGAAGATATGTGATACCGGCCGTCGATTAATCAAGGGTAAGTTTAGCCATGTTTATATCCTATCTGTAGAAAGTATTAAATTGGAAAGTGATTGAATGAACAATAATGACATCACCGATACATGGTCGAGAGCATGGTTAATAGCATAGccggctgctggctatatgatgttgacgCGTCATCTATAATTACGCTTATAGCTGGCAAGTATAATAGTTAGATATAAaaatgtagtactccctctgtaaactaatataaaagcatttagatcattaaaatagtaatctaaatgcgtttatattagtttacggagagaGTATTACTTTGTTGATACATGACTCACTCACACTCTCAAAAAGCCTCTAGGGCACATGCTACAACTGGTTGTTAATTTGTAATATGCTTCTATTCTCTTTTCTCTCCTATCACCTTCAACTCAGCAAAAATATAATATCGAAAGTTTTACATCCCGCTTACATcacttattatacttgctctcaaGGAGCGCCTTCAAAAGATATCATGCTATGATGGAGAGAGAAGGGGCCTCTCCCAATGTATCGTCTTTTAACATGTTATATCATAACTAGCCCAATCAATTTAGGGGTTGTATCTAA is a window encoding:
- the LOC543198 gene encoding protein EaeB; the protein is MASSSVLLGASATAALTGTPAGKALPRPCFLAARPRTVSGGRLCLQNAPRATPAYNDAADATDKAIDGVKGVADELKKGVAEAAEAVSGNTEKAAEEAGKGASEVDAKAKDFGEQAKKATEEAWDGAKDAAQGITDKVAAAAKKEAS